A portion of the Saimiri boliviensis isolate mSaiBol1 chromosome 1, mSaiBol1.pri, whole genome shotgun sequence genome contains these proteins:
- the WDR55 gene encoding WD repeat-containing protein 55, translated as MDLTCEERPAEEESDEEDPNSMEAPAQIRDTPEDIVLEAPASGLAFHPARDLLAAGDVDGDVFVFSYSCQEGETKELWSSGHHLKACRAVAFSQDGQKLVTVSKDKAIHVLDVEQGRLERRVSKAHGAPINSLLLVDENVLATGDDMGVIRLWDQRKEGPFMDMRQHEEYIADMALDPAKKLLLTASGDGCLGVFNIKRRRFELLSEPQSGDLTSVTLMKCGKKVACGSSEGTVYLFNWNGFGATSDRFALRAESIDCMVPVTESLLCTGSTDGVIRAVNILPNRVVGSVGQHAGEPVEELALSHCGCFLASSGHDQRLKFWDMAQLRAVVVDDYRRRKKKGGPLRALSSKAWSTDDFFAGLREEAEDFMAQEEKEETGDDSD; from the exons ATGGACCTTACTTGTGAGGAGAGGCCCGCTGAGGAAGAGAGTGACGAGGAGGACCCCAACTCCATGGAAGCCCCGGCCCAGATCCGAGACACTCCGGAAGACATCGTGCTGGAAGCTCCTGCCAGCGGGCTGGCCTTCCATCCGGCCCGCGACCTCCTGGCCGCAGGGGACGTGGACGGGGACGTGTTCGT cttTTCCTACTCTTGCCAAGAGGGAGAAACCAAGGAGCTCTGGTCATCAGGTCACCATCTGAAGGCCTGCCGAGCTGTGGCCTTCTCTCAAGATGGGCAGA AGCTCGTTACTGTCTCCAAGGACAAAGCCATCCATGTTCTAGATGTGGAGCAGGGCCGACTGGAAAGGCGTGTTTCCAAGGCTCATGG CGCCCCCATCAACAGTCTTCTGCTGGTGGATGAGAATGTTCTGGCCACTGGGGATGACATGGGTGTTATCCGTCTCTGGGACCAGCGGAAGGAGGGCCCCTTCATGGATATGAGGCAACATGAAGAGTACATCGCAGACATGGCTCTGGATCCAGCCAAGAAGCTGCTGCTGACAGCCAG TGGAGATGGCTGCCTTGGTGTCTTCAACATTAAGAGGCGTCGATTCGAGCTGctctcagagcctcagtctgGGGATCTGACCTCTGTCACTCTCATGAAA TGTGGGAAGAAGGTAGCTTGTGGCTCCAGTGAAGGTACCGTCTACCTCTTCAACTGGAATGGCTTTGGGGCCACAAGTGACCGCTTTGCCCTGAGAGCCGAATCCATTGACTGCATGGTTCCAGTCACCGAGAGTCTGCTGTGTACTGGCTCCACTGATGGAGTCATCAG GGCTGTGAACATCCTACCAAACCGAGTGGTAGGCAGTGTGGGCCAGCATGCTGGGGAGCCTGTGGAGGAGCTGGCCCTTTCCCACTGTGGCTGCTTCCTGGCCAGTAGTGGCCATGACCAGCGCCTCAAGTTTTGGGACATGGCCCAGCTGCGAGCTGTGGTGGTGGATGACTACCGTCGGCGCAAGAAAAAGGGAGGACCACTGCGGGCCCTGAGCAGCAAGGCTTGGAGCACAGATGACTTCTTCGCAGGACTGAGGGAAGAGGCAGAAGACTTCATGGctcaggaagagaaggaggagactGGGGATGACAGTGACTGA
- the DND1 gene encoding dead end protein homolog 1 isoform X2, with protein sequence MQSKRDCELWCERVNPENKAALEAWVRETGIRLVQVNGQRKYGGPPPGWVGSPPPAGSEVFIGRLPQDVYEHQLIPLFQRVGRLYEFRLMMTFSGLNRGFAYARYSSRRGAQAAIATLHNHPLRPSCTLLVCRSTEKCELSVDGLPPNLTRRALLLALQPLGPGLQEARLLPSPGPTPGQIALLKFSSHRAAAMAKKALVEGQSHLCGEPVAVEWLKPDLKQRLRQQLMGPSLRSPQPEGSQLALARDKLGSQGARATLQLLCQRMKLGSPVFLTKCLGTGPAGWHRFWYQVVIPGHPVPFSGLIWVVLTLDGQNGHEVAKDAVSAQLLRALSESGASLLWSAGAEAGTTVRQ encoded by the exons ATGCAGTCCAAGCGGGATTGTGAG CTGTGGTGTGAGAGGGTGAATCCAGAGAACAAGGCGGCGCTGGAGGCGTGGGTCAGGGAGACGGGCATCCGCCTGGTGCAGGTGAACGGGCAGAGGAAGTATGGCGGGCCACCCCCAG GCTGGGTGGGCAGCCCGCCGCCAGCCGGATCAGAGGTATTCATCGGGCGGCTGCCCCAGGACGTGTACGAGCACCAGCTTATCCCGCTGTTCCAGCGCGTGGGCCGCCTCTACGAGTTCCGCCTGATGATGACCTTCAGCGGCCTGAACCGCGGCTTCGCCTATGCCCGCTACAGCTCGCGGCGCGGCGCTCAGGCCGCCATCGCCACGCTGCACAACCACCCGCTGCGGCCGTCCTGCACGCTGCTCGTGTGCCGCAGCACCGAGAAGTGTGAGCTGAGCGTGGACGGCCTGCCGCCGAATCTGACCCGCCGCGCGCTGTTACTCGCGCTGCAGCCGCTGGGGCCCGGCCTCCAGGAGGCGCGGCTGCTGCCCAGCCCTGGACCGACGCCCGGGCAGATCGCTTTGCTCAAATTCAGCTCACACCGGGCCGCTGCCATGGCCAAAAAGGCCCTGGTGGAAG GGCAATCACACCTCTGCGGAGAGCCGGTAGCTGTGGAGTGGCTCAAGCCAGACCTGAAGCAGCGACTCCGCCAGCAGCTTATGGGTCCCTCCTTGCGGTCCCCACAGCCAGAGGGCAGCCAGTTGGCCTTGGCAAGGGACAAGTTAGGGTCCCAAGGGGCTCGAGCTACCCTGCAGTTGCTGTGCCAACGAATGAAGCTGGGGAGCCCTGTGTTCCTCACCAAGTGTTTGGGCACCGGGCCTGCTGGCTGGCACCGCTTCTGGTACCAGGTCGTGATCCCTGGGCATCCAGTACCCTTCAGCGGCCTAATCTGGGTTGTGCTGACCCTAGATGGGCAGAATGGGCATGAGGTGGCCAAGGATGCTGTGTCTGCACAGCTGCTGCGGGCACTCAGTGAGTCCGGGGCCAGCCTCCTGTGGTCtgctggggctgaggcaggtacCACGGTTAGACAGTGA
- the DND1 gene encoding dead end protein homolog 1 isoform X1: protein MSPAKEELCLHVHPPRRGRGPVSTCTYSVPAPSLAESRNYVNHPVYGCKPISQTFVHIASTPARWVRRLRIRVSHDGGLAYPLPTGWVGSPPPAGSEVFIGRLPQDVYEHQLIPLFQRVGRLYEFRLMMTFSGLNRGFAYARYSSRRGAQAAIATLHNHPLRPSCTLLVCRSTEKCELSVDGLPPNLTRRALLLALQPLGPGLQEARLLPSPGPTPGQIALLKFSSHRAAAMAKKALVEGQSHLCGEPVAVEWLKPDLKQRLRQQLMGPSLRSPQPEGSQLALARDKLGSQGARATLQLLCQRMKLGSPVFLTKCLGTGPAGWHRFWYQVVIPGHPVPFSGLIWVVLTLDGQNGHEVAKDAVSAQLLRALSESGASLLWSAGAEAGTTVRQ, encoded by the exons ATGTCCCCAGCAAAGGAGGAACTATGCCTCCACGTCCACCCGCCCCGTCGAGGGAGGGGGCCAGTCTCAACGTGTACCTACTCTGTGCCGGCCCCCTCTTTAGCCGAGTCACGTAATTATGTCAACCACCCAGTGTACGGGTGTAAACCCATTTCACAGACCTTTGTTCACATTGCCTCCACCCCCGCGCGCTGGGTCCGTCGGCTCAGAATTCGAGTGTCTCATGATGGTGGCCTCGCATACCCCCTTCCCACAGGCTGGGTGGGCAGCCCGCCGCCAGCCGGATCAGAGGTATTCATCGGGCGGCTGCCCCAGGACGTGTACGAGCACCAGCTTATCCCGCTGTTCCAGCGCGTGGGCCGCCTCTACGAGTTCCGCCTGATGATGACCTTCAGCGGCCTGAACCGCGGCTTCGCCTATGCCCGCTACAGCTCGCGGCGCGGCGCTCAGGCCGCCATCGCCACGCTGCACAACCACCCGCTGCGGCCGTCCTGCACGCTGCTCGTGTGCCGCAGCACCGAGAAGTGTGAGCTGAGCGTGGACGGCCTGCCGCCGAATCTGACCCGCCGCGCGCTGTTACTCGCGCTGCAGCCGCTGGGGCCCGGCCTCCAGGAGGCGCGGCTGCTGCCCAGCCCTGGACCGACGCCCGGGCAGATCGCTTTGCTCAAATTCAGCTCACACCGGGCCGCTGCCATGGCCAAAAAGGCCCTGGTGGAAG GGCAATCACACCTCTGCGGAGAGCCGGTAGCTGTGGAGTGGCTCAAGCCAGACCTGAAGCAGCGACTCCGCCAGCAGCTTATGGGTCCCTCCTTGCGGTCCCCACAGCCAGAGGGCAGCCAGTTGGCCTTGGCAAGGGACAAGTTAGGGTCCCAAGGGGCTCGAGCTACCCTGCAGTTGCTGTGCCAACGAATGAAGCTGGGGAGCCCTGTGTTCCTCACCAAGTGTTTGGGCACCGGGCCTGCTGGCTGGCACCGCTTCTGGTACCAGGTCGTGATCCCTGGGCATCCAGTACCCTTCAGCGGCCTAATCTGGGTTGTGCTGACCCTAGATGGGCAGAATGGGCATGAGGTGGCCAAGGATGCTGTGTCTGCACAGCTGCTGCGGGCACTCAGTGAGTCCGGGGCCAGCCTCCTGTGGTCtgctggggctgaggcaggtacCACGGTTAGACAGTGA
- the LOC120366898 gene encoding small ribosomal subunit protein uS5 yields the protein MADDAGAAGGPGGPGGPGMGNRGGFRGGFGSGIRGRGRGRGRGRGRGRGARGGKAEDKEWMPVTKLGRLVKDMKIKSLEEIYLFSLPIKESEIIDFFLGASLKDEVLKIMPVQKQTRAGQRTRFKAFVAIGDYNGHVGLGVKCSKEVATAIRGAIILAKLSIVPVRRGYWGNKIGKPHTVPCKVTGRCGSVLVRLIPAPRGTGIVSAPVPKKLLMMAGIDDCYTSARGCTATLGNFAKATFDAISKTYSYLTPDLWKETVFTKSPYQEFTDHLVKTHTRVSVQRTQAPAVATT from the coding sequence ATGGCGGATGACGCCGGTGCAGCGGGGGGGCCCGGAGGCCCCGGGGGCCCTGGGATGGGGAACCGCGGTGGCTTCCGCGGAGGTTTCGGCAGTGGTATCCGGGGCCGGGGTCGCGGCCGGGGACGGGGCCGGGGCCGAGGCCGCGGCGCTCGTGGAGGCAAAGCCGAGGATAAGGAGTGGATGCCTGTCACCAAGTTGGGCCGCCTGGTCAAAGACATGAAGATCAAATCTCTGGAAGAGATCtatctcttctctctgcccattAAGGAATCTGAGATCATTGACTTTTTCCTGGGGGCCTCTCTCAAGGATGAGGTTTTGAAGATTATGCCGGTGCAGAAGCAGACCCGTGCTGGCCAGCGCACCAGGTTCAAGGCGTTTGTTGCTATTGGGGACTATAATGGTCACGTCGGTCTGGGTGTTAAGTGTTCCAAGGAGGTGGCCACTGCCATCCGTGGGGCCATCATCCTGGCCAAGCTCTCCATTGTCCCTGTGCGCAGAGGCTACTGGGGGAACAAGATCGGCAAGCCCCACACCGTCCCTTGCAAGGTGACAGGCCGCTGTGGTTCTGTGCTGGTGCGCCTCATCCCCGCGCCCAGGGGCACTGGCATCGTCTCAGCACCTGTGCCCAAGAAGCTGCTCATGATGGCTGGTATTGATGACTGCTACACCTCAGCTAGGGGTTGCACTGCCACCTTGGGCAACTTCGCCAAGGCTACGTTTGATGCCATCTCTAAGACTTACAGCTACCTGACCCCTGATCTCTGGAAGGAGACTGTATTCACCAAGTCTCCCTATCAGGAATTCACGGACCACCTCGTCAAGACCCACACCAGAGTCTCCGTGCAGAGGACCcaagctccagctgtggctacaaCATAG